In one Oryza glaberrima chromosome 2, OglaRS2, whole genome shotgun sequence genomic region, the following are encoded:
- the LOC127764412 gene encoding phenolic glucoside malonyltransferase 1-like has product MASQPAAHAAGLRVLRTTRVAPAPPAGEPSLPERALPLIFMDAGWLHAQPVERVFFYRLGPSDDDDVDAVLSRMEESLPRAIHAFYPLAGRVRPTPGETNRYELLYQPGDGVAFTVAEHDGVGVGVDELATDEPRELAKIAPFVPDLPEGGTVLALQVTVLPPNRRGLAVGVIVHHSACDGVGSTHFLHTWAAACAGDRMLPEPPVIDRTLIRDLPNMHDEITSSTNEAKDLFKAPDAGKLLDVLATFTLSKELLQGVKDAVAGEAARRGVPPPRCTSHVAMYGLMWHCYRRARRDDGGRAAAAAHFIFAVDHWSRLVPRIPDKYLGNCVGPGFASAPEEELAVADAAGGVFTACATVAAAIDEAVRGELAYWEGWRERIVEACRDDAPFSVAGSTRFRVYDVDFGFGRPAKVEIVSVAKTGAVSVAEDRSGAGGIEVGIALPPERMDRFRRCLADAIAWLSSSSQCN; this is encoded by the coding sequence ATGGCGTCGCAACCGGCCGCTCACGCCGCTGGCCTCCGCGTCCTCCGCACAACGCGCGTCGCGCcagcgccgcccgccggcgagcCCTCGCTGCCCGAGCGAGCCCTGCCTCTCATCTTCATGGACGCGGGGTGGCTCCACGCCCAGCCCGTCGAGCGCGTCTTCTTCTACCGCCTCGGccccagcgacgacgacgatgtcgaCGCTGTGCTGTCCCGGATGGAGGAGTCGCTACCCCGGGCGATCCACGCCTTCTACCCGCTCGCCGGCCGCGTCCGCCCAACGCCCGGCGAGACCAACCGGTACGAGCTCCTCTACCAgcccggcgacggcgtggcgttCACTGTCGCCGAGCACGACGGCGTCGGAGTCGGCGTCGACGAGCTCGCCACGGACGAGCCGAGGGAGCTCGCCAAGATCGCGCCGTTCGTCCCGGACCTTCCCGAGGGCGGCACGGTGCTCGCGCTGCAGGTGACCGTGCTGCCGCCCAACCGCCGTGGTCTCGCTGTCGGCGTCATCGTCCACCACTCCGCCTGCGACGGGGTGGGCTCGACGCACTTCCTCCACACCTGGGCCGCTGCCTGCGCCGGCGACCGGATGCTCCCAGAGCCGCCTGTGATCGACCGCACGCTCATCCGTGACCTACCGAACATGCACGACGAGATCACCTCATCCACGAACGAAGCCAAAGATCTGTTCAAAGCGCCCGACGCCGGCAAGCTCCTCGACGTCCTCGCCACTTTCACCCTGTCCAAAGAGCTCCTGCAGGGCGTCaaggacgccgtcgccggcgaggccgcacGTCgcggcgtgccgccgcctcggtgCACGTCCCACGTGGCCATGTACGGCCTCATGTGGCACTGCTACCGCCGGGCCAGacgggacgacggcggccgtgccgccgccgccgcccatttCATCTTCGCCGTCGACCACTGGTCGCGGCTGGTGCCCCGCATCCCCGACAAGTACCTCGGCAACTGCGTCGGCCCGGGCTTCGCCTCGGCGcccgaggaggagctcgccgtcgccgacgccgcgggcgGCGTCTTCACGGCCTGcgccactgtcgccgccgccatcgacgagGCGGTGCGCGGCGAGCTCGCGTACTGGGAGGGGTGGAGGGAGCGCATCGTGGAGGCGTGCAGGGACGACGCGCCGTTCTCTGTGGCCGGGTCGACGAGGTTCCGCGTGTACGACGTCGACTTCGGGTTCGGGAGGCCGGCGAAGGTGGAGATCGTGTCCGTGGCGAAGACCGGCGCGGTGTCGGTGGCGGAGGATCgttccggcgccggcggcatcgAGGTGGGCATAGCTCTGCCGCCGGAGCGCATGGACAGGTTCCGGAGATGCCTCGCCGACGCCATTGCTTGGCTTTCCTCGTCTTCCCAATGCAACTAG